Proteins encoded in a region of the Teredinibacter purpureus genome:
- a CDS encoding MlaA family lipoprotein: MRQNSNIRKGFGRFLALFLYIVMVIMCGCATSQAPNAVDNETIVTAGAADNTSETRQHDSIDPFEQYNRAVFDFNMTLDRWLLKPVAVGYIAITPDAMETGIDNVFSNLNEVRDVFNDVLQWKWKAAGTDASRLVINSTVGIAGIFDVAKHAGLEETEREDFGQTLSGWGLPQGPYIVLPFLGSYTVAEAIGMPLDWELNPVSYLKSNTARYAIFSIDRTHLRSRFLETEELMSGDVYVFVRDAYMQRREYLVKDGLVEDDFGSGFNDGGEESFDF; encoded by the coding sequence ATGAGACAAAATAGTAACATCCGAAAGGGATTTGGGCGTTTTTTGGCGCTGTTTTTATATATCGTCATGGTGATAATGTGTGGTTGCGCGACATCTCAAGCGCCAAATGCAGTGGATAATGAAACGATTGTGACGGCAGGCGCTGCTGATAACACAAGCGAAACGAGGCAGCACGACAGTATTGATCCATTTGAGCAGTATAATCGTGCGGTTTTTGATTTTAATATGACGCTTGACCGTTGGTTACTTAAACCAGTCGCAGTGGGTTATATCGCAATAACGCCAGATGCCATGGAAACTGGTATTGATAATGTGTTTTCCAATTTAAATGAAGTACGAGATGTTTTTAATGATGTGCTGCAATGGAAGTGGAAAGCCGCGGGTACCGACGCTAGCCGATTGGTTATCAATTCGACCGTAGGTATAGCGGGTATATTCGATGTTGCGAAACATGCCGGGCTAGAAGAAACCGAACGCGAAGATTTTGGGCAAACTTTGTCGGGTTGGGGGCTGCCTCAGGGGCCTTACATAGTGCTGCCCTTTCTAGGTTCCTATACTGTAGCGGAAGCTATAGGCATGCCCTTGGACTGGGAGTTAAACCCCGTATCGTATTTGAAATCGAATACTGCGCGCTATGCTATTTTTTCAATTGATCGCACGCACCTTCGCTCGAGATTTTTAGAAACGGAAGAGTTGATGTCCGGTGATGTGTACGTCTTTGTGCGCGATGCCTATATGCAGCGGCGGGAATACCTTGTGAAAGATGGCCTTGTCGAAGATGATTTTGGCAGTGGATTTAACGACGGCGGGGAAGAATCGTTTGATTTTTAG